The following are from one region of the Fusarium keratoplasticum isolate Fu6.1 chromosome 4, whole genome shotgun sequence genome:
- a CDS encoding Ribonuclease Z: protein MATSIEIAAVPTLDTPGTCLFVHNEKRAYVFGRPSEGTQRAFNSRRLGMGSTEHVFLSGSVSWDQVGGLFGYILTVGGTLEASREQTAILNEERQKKGKKTVKAGVFEAIGIHGGENLCHSLAACRPVILRQPVSVVTYEHRTDRRAKTIEDLEPDWQDDAIRVWNIPVQRERSSSPQKRRRSSSIVGDLSPSSAQFKELAKLSDPEYAATLVEKTMFNGHLKGNGVLVPTQLSQVKPTDTVFVRKGGDVSLYKGPRPGDGTEISNPDEIVWIFPEHEGLIDRKADLINVTHRPLPPTIYSQTSMCYLVKCHDRRGKFNPARAKELGVAVSDFKHLTQGRSVAGKDGMTVTPDMVLGEMQLGNGFIVADIESRDFLDSFFERPEWSNTELMANVVTLYWILGPGLANDARIHQFIQEHPNMKHVFCAQDTCPNMIALAGPSELQTKLRRIDPERFSLLKYDNTIKGDLPPGLKVEHGRIGSKMSLMPRLRFDTGTVAPFPNLAEAAQSVSDEIMDLARKAQEETSDPEFLKRIEEEEKDIPNRDAEIIPLGTGSSIPGKYRNVSATLIRVPGIGNYLLDCGEGTLGQIRRLFGDEETGNILRDMKCIVISHLHADHHLGVPSFIKAWYEHTLEDSNAKLAISCISRYRGLLEEVSQVEDIGFHRLHFPSCSQSDKFNTGRREVKDDSFGLRSITRVAVPHCWLSFATEIELTSGLRIAYSGDCRPSDDFARECEGAHLLVHECTFDDDMLSHAKKKKHSTMGEALSVAHKMKARRTLLTHFSQRYVKSDSLKREDAGEAGEVLMAFDHMRVRLGDFKKAAAFQPAIAQMLADAGDK from the coding sequence ATGGCGACTTCTATCGAGATCGCAGCCGTCCCCACCTTGGACACTCCTGGCACATGCCTCTTCGTTCACAATGAGAAGCGCGCCTACGTCTTCGGCCGACCCTCCGAGGGCACTCAGCGCGCCTTCAACAGTCGGAGACTTGGCATGGGAAGCACAGAGCATGTCTTTCTCAGCGGCAGTGTGTCTTGGGACCAGGTCGGAGGTCTCTTTGGCTATATCCTCACCGTTGGCGGAACACTCGAGGCAAGCAGGGAACAGACGGCCATTCTAAACGAGGAGAGACAGaaaaagggaaagaagacggTCAAGGCAGGAGTTTTCGAGGCCATTGGTATACACGGTGGTGAGAACTTGTGCCACAGCTTGGCCGCCTGCCGACCTGTGATTCTACGACAGCCCGTCTCTGTGGTCACATACGAGCACAGGACTGATCGTAgggccaagaccatcgaAGACCTCGAACCCGACTGGCAGGACGATGCTATCCGCGTGTGGAACATTCCAGTTCAAAGAGAGCGCTCCAGCAGCCCACAGAAACGACGCCGATCGAGTTCCATTGTTGGAGATTTGAGCCCCTCCTCAGCACAGTTTAAGGAATTGGCAAAGCTCTCCGACCCCGAGTATGCTGCTACCCTTGTCGAGAAGACCATGTTCAATGGCCACCTCAAAGGCAATGGCGTCTTGGTCCCTACGCAGTTGAGCCAAGTCAAACCCACAGACACTGTCTTTGTCCGCAAAGGGGGCGATGTGAGCTTATACAAGGGCCCTAGGCCAGGCGATGGTACAGAAATCAGCAACCCCGACGAGATTGTCTGGATTTTCCCCGAGCACGAAGGCCTTATCGATCGCAAAGCGGACCTCATCAACGTCACACATCGACCGCTCCCGCCCACAATATACAGCCAAACGTCCATGTGCTATCTCGTCAAGTGTCACGACCGCCGTGGAAAGTTCAACCCGGCAAGAGCAAAAGAACTTGGTGTCGCTGTCTCCGACTTCAAGCATCTGACCCAGGGCCGGAGTGTCGCTGGAAAAGATGGCATGACTGTGACCCCTGACATGGTCTTGGGCGAGATGCAACTCGGAAACGGTTTCATCGTTGCTGACATAGAATCCCGCGACTTTCTGGATTCCTTCTTTGAGCGACCAGAGTGGTCCAACACTGAGCTGATGGCCAACGTCGTTACTCTCTACTGGATCTTGGGCCCTGGCTTGGCTAATGATGCCAGGATCCACCAGTTCATCCAAGAGCACCCTAATATGAAGCACGTCTTTTGTGCGCAGGATACATGCCCCAACATGATCGCACTGGCTGGACCTAGTGAGCTTCAGACCAAGCTACGGCGAATCGACCCTGAGAGATTCAGTCTGCTCAAATACGACAACACAATCAAGGGGGACCTACCTCCTGGACTGAAAGTCGAACATGGTCGCATTGGCAGCAAGATGTCGCTCATGCCTCGCCTTCGCTTCGATACTGGAACGGTTGCCCCTTTTCCCAACCTCGCCGAGGCAGCGCAGTCTGTCAGTGATGAGATTATGGATTTGGCACGCAAGGCGCAGGAAGAGACCTCCGACCCCGAGTTTCTAAAACGAatcgaggaagaagaaaaggacaTTCCCAACCGTGATGCCGAGATCATCCCCCTCGGCACTGGTTCTTCGATCCCTGGAAAGTACCGCAACGTCTCTGCAACGCTCATTCGCGTCCCTGGTATCGGAAACTATCTTCTCGACTGCGGTGAAGGTACCCTTGGCCAGATCCGCCGGTTATTTGGAGACGAGGAAACTGGAAATATTCTGCGAGACATGAAGTGTATCGTCATCAGCCACCTCCACGCCGACCATCATCTGGGAGTCcccagcttcatcaaggcCTGGTATGAGCACACTTTGGAAGACAGCAACGCAAAGCTGGCTATCTCGTGTATATCAAGATATCGCGGCCTCCTCGAGGAAGTCTCCCAAGTTGAAGACATTGGATTCCACCGCCTGCACTTCCCTAGCTGTTCCCAGTCGGATAAGTTCAACACGGGACGCCGAGAAGTTAAGGACGACAGTTTCGGTCTTCGTTCCATCACCCGTGTCGCCGTGCCTCACTGCTGGCTGTCATTCGCTACAGAGATTGAACTCACATCTGGTCTTCGCATCGCCTACTCGGGCGACTGCCGTCCATCAGATGACTTTGCGCGGGAATGTGAAGGAGCTCACCTACTCGTCCACGAGTGTAcctttgacgacgacatgcTATCTCATgctaagaagaagaagcattCGACCATGGGAGAGGCGCTCAGCGTCGCTCACAAGATGAAGGCCCGGCGGACACTGCTCACGCATTTCTCGCAGCGCTACGTTAAGTCTGACTCTCTCAAGAGGGAAGACGCGGGCGAAGCTGGCGAGGTGCTCATGGCGTTTGACCACATGCGCGTGAGGTTGGGAGATTTCAAAAAGGCTGCAGCGTTTCAACCAGCGATTGCTCAGATGCTGGCAGACGCTGGTGATAAATGA
- a CDS encoding Flavin-Reduct domain-containing protein translates to MFSIARRRPLNLSPRQIPLTTTRCFNTSPLFTMADQVKRNPHPDFKGVEASRPEWNVESKFRYTKTVNPDWKFGDGANKLHEGDAGKKHVAIDPHEEGRNPGFNYKFLISAITPRPIAFVSTRSADGSSTNLAPFSYFNMVNHDPPLFVVGIASGLGNAKDTLRNVSESGECVINIISEPFVEAANSASANAPYGVSEWDISGLTPVYDCETVKCARVGEAVVSIEAKLDTLKEYDSRARPGNKSGTIAIFEGTRFWVREDAINEEKNLVDPQVLRPISRLGGITYGRTTEVMEIPRVDFEKDVGGLEGAEKLKKQNSQ, encoded by the coding sequence ATGTTCTCCATAGCCCGTCGGCGTCCCCTTAACCTTTCACCCCGCCAAATAcccctcaccaccacccgcTGCTTCAACACATCACCACTTTTCACAATGGCGGACCAGGTCAAGCGCAATCCTCACCCGGATttcaagggcgtcgaggcTTCTCGTCCAGAGTGGAATGTCGAGTCAAAGTTTCGCTACACAAAGACTGTCAACCCGGATTGGAAATTTGGCGATGGCGCAAACAAGCTTCATGAGGGCGACGCGGGGAAGAAGCACGTCGCGATAGATCCTCACGAAGAGGGACGCAACCCTGGCTTCAACTACAAGTTTCTCATCTCTGCCATTACTCCACGACCTATTGCGTTTGTGAGCACGCGCTCTGCCGACGGGTCTTCTACCAACCTGGCTCCCTTTAGCTACTTCAACATGGTCAACCACGATCCCCCGCTGTTCGTCGTGGGCATCGCTTCCGGCCTGGGAAACGCCAAGGATACGCTGCGCAACGTGTCCGAGTCGGGCGAGTgtgtcatcaacatcatctcggAGCCCTttgtcgaggctgccaaCTCGGCCAGCGCAAACGCCCCCTATGGCGTATCTGAGTGGGACATTTCTGGCCTCACCCCTGTGTACGATTGCGAGACAGTCAAGTGCGCTCGTGTTGGCGAGGCTGTCGTCAGTATCGAGGCCAAGCTTGACACTCTCAAGGAATATGACAGCCGCGCCCGTCCGGGCAACAAGTCTGGTaccatcgccatctttgaAGGAACGAGGTTCTGGGTTAGGGAGGATGCCATtaacgaggagaagaacctCGTCGATCCCCAGGTGCTGAGGCCGATCAGCCGTCTGGGAGGCATCACGTATGGAAGGACCACCGAGGTCATGGAGATTCCTAGAGTCGACTTCGAGAAGGATGTCGGTGGGTTAGAGGGtgctgagaagctcaagaagcaaaATTCGCAATAG
- a CDS encoding DMAP1-binding domain-containing protein — protein MAELNPELQEKLEELDRELEEGDITQKGYQKRRTQLFSKFLGSPPPQVAALSDSQPGLRIHSPDDSAHPSSDGHRAAAFAALGSGSGPIPDSPDSPMYRPSSAYGPPSRASNPPEPPPASLLRPGGSMAGGPTGAHRDSLFFSPSHTEPQTRSGTMMSGDYAFRPEQQGTYVDPQQQQFQQRQQQYQQQQQQQPYDGRTTTLLDSQGYFSDFAGQQHYEQGQTVEYGGPQQRYSSSDAFSPTAAMAPPMLTANDLPPPEVLEYQLPLEPREVPFAIQDPHDESTPMSKFDNIAAVLRHRGRTIAKKPAYWVLDSKGKEIASITWDKLAARAEKVAQVIRDKSSLYRGDRVALVYRDSEVIDFAIALLGCFIAGVVAVPINDLEDYQRLNTILTSTQAHLALTTDNNLKTFQRDITTQKLTWPKGVEWWKTNDFGSYHPKKKDDIPPLVVPDLAYIEFSRAPTGDLRGVVLSHRTIMHQMACLSAIISTIPSNGPGDTFNPSLRDKNGRLIGGGASSEILVSYLDPRQGIGMILSVLLTVYGGHTTVWFDNKAVDVPGLYAHLLTKYKSTIMIADYPGLKRAAYNYQEQPMVTRNFKKGMEPNFQMIKLCLIDTLTVDSGFHEVLADRWLRPLRNPRAREVVAPMLCLPEHGGMVVSVRDWLGGEERMGCPLKLDLGSDTDSEEGGEKEESEKPAPSNGFGSLLGGGGTTTTEEGAKNELGEVLLDREALKTNEVVVVAIGDEARKRAGDDPGLVRVGAFGYPIPDATLSVVDPESGLLASPHSVGEIWVDSPSLSGGFWAQPKNTELIFHARPYRFDPGDPTPQPVEPEFLRTGLLGTVIEGKIFVLGLYEDRIRQKVEWVEHGHEIAEYRYFFVQHIVVSIVKNVPKIYDCSAFDVFVNDEHLPVVVLESAAASTAPLTSGGPPRQPDTALLESLAERCMEVLVTEHHLRVYCVMITAPNTLPRVVKNGRREIGNMLCRREFDLGNLPCVHVKFGVEHAVLNLPIGVDPMGGIWSPLASDSRAEFLLPADKQYSGVDRREVVMDDRTSTPLNNFSCISDLIQWRVARQPEELAYCTIDGRGREGKGVTWKKFDTKVASVAMYLKNKVKVRPGDHMILMYTHSEEFVFAVHACICLGAIVIPIAPLDEGRLNEDIPAFLHIVADYKVKAVLVNAEVDHLIKMKPVASHIKQSAQVLKISMPSVFNTTKPPKQSNGLRELRLTIDPAWIRPGYPVIVWTYWTPDQRRIAVQLGHDTIMGMCKVQKETCQMTSTRPVLGCVRSTTGLGFIHTCLMGIYIGTPTYLLSPIEFATNPMSLFVTLSRYKIKDTYATPQMLDHAMNSMHAKGFTLHELKNMMITSEGRPRVDVFQKVNHHFSGAGLDPTAINTVYSHVLNPMIASRSYMCIEPIELWLDTQALRRGLVIPVDPEADPRALLVQDSGMVPVSTQIAIINPESRLHCLDGEYGEIWVDSEACVKSFYGSKDAFDAERFDGRAVDGDPSIQYIRTGDLGFLHNVSRPIGPNGALVEMQVLFVLGNIGETFEINGLSHFPMDIENSVERCHRNIVTNGCAVFQAGGLIVVLVEVSRKPYLASLVPVIVNAILNEHQIIVDIVAFVNKGDFPKSRLGEKQRGKILGGWVSRKLRTLAQFSIRDMDAPEAGGVVDGMDQARVSMVSVRSGGNPAPGSSSLRNAEQAPQIPEQEEFEHPPPRQSYVPSHSNITETSDDHGTPTTYKDSHVYPEVVPQAPVSQPPAQLSLSPQAEQAFDPPDFSHYGATEPEQGPLPAPGTKPEVPPGVGQAPPQIRLPGVDGREDVNFWGQSNRDSNDEADWTADAIMHMNLAGGMNPR, from the exons atggccgaacTCAATCCAGAGCTCCaagagaagcttgaggagctggacCGCGAGCTCGAG GAGGGAGATATTACACAGAAGGG CTACCAGAAGCGACGAACCCAACTATTCTCCAAGTTCCTtggctctcctccacctcaagTCGCTGCTTTGAGCGACTCTCAACCTGGCCTCCGCATACACTCCCCTGACGATTCAGCGCATCCCTCGAGCGATGGCCACCGAGCTGCTGCTTTCGCCGCcctcggcagcggcagcggcccCATCCCCGACAGTCCAGATTCTCCCATGTACCGACCGTCATCAGCCTATGGACCGCCTTCACGCGCTTCGAACCCCCCCGAGCCGCCTCCCGCCTCTCTCCTGCGACCAGGGGGCTCGATGGCTGGAGGCCCGACCGGCGCTCATCGCgactctctcttcttctccccctcgCATACCGAACCCCAAACCCGAAGCGGGACCATGATGTCGGGCGACTATGCTTTCAGACCCGAGCAGCAAGGCACATATGTCGatccgcagcagcagcaattccagcaacggcagcagcagtaccaacagcaacagcaacagcagccttATGATGGCAGAACGACGACACTACTTGACTCTCAAGGCTACTTTTCAGACTTTGCAGGGCAGCAGCACTATGAACAGGGTCAAACGGTCGAGTATGGGGGACCTCAACAACGATATTCTTCGAGCGATGCTTTCTCTCCCACTGCCGCGATGGCCCCTCCGATGCTGACAGCGAACGATCTACCACCCCCGGAAGTCCTCGAGTACCAGCTGCCTTTAGAACCGCGAGAAGTGCCGTTCGCGATTCAAGACCCCCACGATGAATCCACGCCCATGTCCAAGTTTGACAACATCGCCGCTGTCCTGAGGCACAGGGGCCGGACAATAGCCAAAAAGCCAGCGTACTGGGTGTTGGACAGCAAAGGCAAGGAGATTGCTTCGATTACGTGGGACAAATTGGCGGCCAGAGCCGAGAAGGTGGCTCAAGTCATCCGAGACAAGAGCTCACTATACCGTGGTGACCGAGTTGCTCTGGTGTACCGAGATTCAGAAGTCATTGATTTTGCGATTGCGCTCTTGGGATGCTTTATCGCGGGTGTGGTGGCTGTCCCCATCAATGATTTGGAGGACTACCAACGTTTGAACACCATCCTTACCTCGACACAAGCGCATCTTGCCCTGACTACCGACAACAACCTCAAGACCTTCCAGCGAGACATTACCACGCAAAAGTTGACCTGGCCAAAGGGTGTCGAATGGTGGAAGACGAATGATTTTGGCAGTTATCaccccaagaagaaggatgataTCCCTCCTTTGGTTGTGCCAGACCTGGCCTATATCGAGTTTTCGCGAGCGCCTACAGGAGATCTTAGAGGTGTCGTCCTGAGCCACCGAACAATCATGCATCAGATGGCCTGTTTGAGTGCCATCATTTCTACCATTCCCAGCAATGGACCTGGAGATACCTTCAACCCGTCATTGAGAGACAAGAACGGCCGGCTGATTGGTGGCGGTGCCAGTAGTGAGATTCTGGTCTCCTATCTGGATCCTCGTCAAGGAATTGGCATGATTCTCAGCGTTTTGCTTACCGTGTACGGTGGCCACACCACTGTTTGGTTTGACAACAAGGCCGTTGACGTCCCTGGCCTTTACGCCCACCTCCTTACTAAATACAAGTCGACCATCATGATTGCAGACTATCCGGGTCTGAAACGAGCTGCTTACAACTACCAAGAGCAGCCCATGGTGACTCGAAACTTCAAAAAGGGAATGGAGCCCAACTTTCAAATGATCAAGCTCTGCTTGATTGATACATTGACGGTGGACAGTGGGTTCCACGAAGTGCTGGCAGATCGCTGGCTGAGACCACTGAGGAACCCTCGGGCTCGTGAGGTTGTGGCACCGATGCTTTGTCTGCCGGAACACGGCGGCATGGTAGTTAGTGTTCGTGACTGGCtcggaggagaagagcgCATGGGGTGCCCCTTGAAGCTCGATCTTGGGTCTGATACAGACTCAGAAGAGGGcggagagaaggaagagtcAGAAAAGCCTGCACCCTCAAACGGCTTTGGAAGTCTcctgggtggtggtggtactACGACTACAGAAGAGGGGGCCAAGAATGAGCTCGGCGAGGTTCTGTTGGACCGTGAGGCGCTCAAGACCAACGAAGTTGTGGTTGTGGCCATTGGTGATGAAGCTCGCAAGAGAGCAGGTGACGACCCAGGATTGGTGCGGGTTGGCGCTTTTGGATACCCCATTCCGGATGCCACGCTCTCTGTGGTTGATCCAGAGTCGGGACTGCTGGCGTCTCCCCACTCTGTGGGCGAGATTTGGGTTGATTCGCCCTCTTTGTCTGGCGGCTTCTGGGCGCAGCCCAAGAACACGGAGCTGATTTTCCATGCTCGCCCCTACAGATTCGATCCCGGCGATCCCACACCCCAACCTGTCGAGCCCGAGTTTCTCAGAACCGGCTTGCTGGGCACCGTCATCGAAGGGAAAATCTTTGTCCTGGGCTTGTACGAGGACCGCATTCGGCAAAAGGTCGAGTGGGTTGAGCATGGGCACGAAATAGCCGAGTACCGGTATTTCTTTGTTCAGCACATTGTCGTGAGCATCGTCAAGAATGTTCCCAAGATTTACGACTGTTCAGCCTTTGACGTCTTTGTCAACGATGAACATCTtcccgtcgtcgtccttgagtCGGCGGCAGCCTCGACGGCTCCTTTGACATCTGGCGGGCCACCTCGACAGCCAGACACAGCGCTGCTGGAGTCGCTGGCTGAGAGATGTATGGAGGTTCTTGTGACGGAGCACCATCTCAGGGTGTACTGCGTTATGATCACAGCGCCAAACACGTTGCCCAGAGTTGTCAAGAATGGACGGCGAGAAATCGGTAACATGCTCTGTCGCCGAGAGTTCGATCTCGGCAACCTTCCATGCGTGCACGTCAAGTTTGGCGTGGAGCATGCTGTACTCAATCTGCCCATTGGTGTAGATCCCATGGGAGGTATCTGGTCGCCCCTGGCATCGGATTCGCGTGCCGAGTTCTTGTTGCCAGCTGATAAGCAATACTCGGGTGTTGATCGACGAGAGGTTGTCATGGATGACCGGACATCAACCCCCCTGAACAACTTCTCATGCATCTCTGACCTCATTCAATGGCGCGTCGCCCGTCAACCAGAAGAACTCGCGTACTGCACAATCGACGGCAGGGGTCGCGAAGGAAAGGGCGTGACATGGAAGAAGTTTGACACCAAGGTGGCATCCGTCGCCATGTACCtgaagaacaaggtcaaggtgcGGCCAGGCGACCACATGATTCTCATGTACACGCACTCGGAGGAATTCGTCTTTGCCGTTCACGCCTGCATATGTCTGGGCGCAATCGTCATCCCCATCGCGCCTCTCGATGAAGGCCGACTCAACGAAGACATCCCTGCTTTCCTGCACATCGTGGCCGACTACAAAGTCAAGGCTGTGCTTGTAAATGCAGAGGTGGACCACctgatcaagatgaagcctGTGGCAAGCCATATCAAACAATCTGCCCAGGTTCTGAAGATCTCGATGCCCAGTGTCTTCAACACTACTAAGCCGCCAAAGCAGAGCAATGGCTTGAGAGAGTTGAGACTCACAATAGACCCTGCCTGGATTCGACCTGGATATCCAGTTATTGTGTGGACCTACTGGACTCCAGACCAACGACGCATCGCGGTTCAACTTGGACACGATACCATCATGGGCATGTGCAAGGTTCAGAAGGAAACCTGCCAAATGACAAGCACGAGGCCAGTCCTTGGATGTGTCCGAAGTACAACTGGACTGGGTTTCATCCACACATGTCTCATGGGCATCTATATTGGCACACCAACCTACCTCCTGTCGCCTATCGAGTTCGCTACCAATCCCATGTCCCTCTTTGTTACCCTGTCAAGGTACAAGATCAAGGATACGTACGCGACACCGCAGATGCTTGACCACGCTATGAACTCTATGCATGCCAAGGGATTCACCCTGCATGAGCTCAAGAACATGATGATCACATCTGAGGGTAGACCAAGAGTTGATGTATTCCAGAAGGTCAACCATCACTTTTCTGGGGCTGGATTGGACCCAACCGCCATCAACACTGTTTACTCGCATGTCCTCAACCCCATGATTGCATCAAGATCTTACATGTGTATCGAACCGATCGAGCTCTGGCTCGACACGCAGGCCCTGCGACGTGGTCTGGTTATCCCTGTTGACCCAGAGGCGGACCCCAGGGCCTTGTTGGTTCAAGATAGTGGAATGGTTCCCGTCTCGACCCagattgccatcatcaaccctgAGAGCCGACTGCACTGTCTTGACGGCGAGTATGGCGAGATCTGGGTCGACTCTGAGGCTTGCGTCAAGTCATTCTATGGTTCCAAGGATGCCTTTGATGCCGAGCGGTTTGACGGACGAGCCGTTGATGGAGATCCGAGCATCCAGTACATTCGAACAGGAGATTTGGGTTTCCTTCACAATGTCAGTCGACCGATTGGCCCCAACGGAGCCCTCGTGGAAATGCAGGTGTTGTTTGTTCTCGGAAACATTGGAGAGACATTCGAGATCAACGGATTGAGCCACTTCCCTATGGATATCGAGAACTCTGTAGAGCGGTGTCACAGAAACATCGTGACCAACGGCTG TGCTGTCTTCCAAGCTGGTGGCTTGATTGTGGTGCTCGTCGAGGTCAGCCGCAAGCCCTATTTGGCATCTCTCGTCCCAGTCATTGTCAACGCTATCCTCAATGAACACCAGATCATTGTCGATATCGTAGCTTTCGTCAACAAGGGAGATTTTCCCAAGTCGCGTCTCGGAGAGAAGCAGCGAGGCAAGATCTTGGGCGGCTGGGTCAGTCGAAAGCTTCGCACCCTGGCTCAATTCTCCATCCGTGATATGGACGCGCCTGAAGCTGGAGGTGTTGTTGACGGGATGGACCAGGCCAGAGTCTCCATGGTCAGCGTCCGAAGCGGAGGAAATCCTGCCCCTGGCTCTTCCAGTCTGAGGAATGCCGAGCAGGCTCCGCAGATCCCCGAACAGGAGGAATTCGAGCACCCACCTCCTCGTCAGTCATATGTTCCTTCACACAGCAACATCACAGAGACATCAGATGACCACGGGACACCAACGACCTACAAGGACTCGCACGTATACCCTGAGGTGGTACCACAAGCCCCGGTGTCTCAACCcccagctcagctcagccttTCTCCCCAGGCAGAACAAGCCTTTGACCCGCCTGATTTCTCACACTACGGTGCCACTGAACCTGAGCAAGGTCCTCTACCAGCGCCAGGAACAAAGCCTGAAGTGCCACCTGGGGTAGGTCAAGCGCCACCCCAGATCCGACTACCAGGTGTAGATGGGCGAGAAGACGTCAACTTTTGGGGACAATCAAACAGGGACTCTAACGACGAGGCGGACTGGACCGCGGACGCCATCATGCACATGAACCTTGCGGGCGGCATGAACCCCCGATGA